The proteins below are encoded in one region of Tomitella fengzijianii:
- the carB gene encoding carbamoyl-phosphate synthase large subunit, with protein sequence MPRRNDITHILVIGSGPIVIGQACEFDYSGTQACRVLKAEGMRVTLINSNPATIMTDPEYADATYVEPITPEVIEKIFIREREQGHPIDAVLATLGGQTALNAAVQLDAQGLLAKHDVELIGADIPAIQRGEDRQMFKDIVESVGGESARSRACDTMDEVYEAVEELGLPVVVRPSFTMGGLGSGLAYTYEDLDRIAGGGLAASPTANVLIEESILGWKEYELELMRDKNDNVVIVCSIENVDAIGVHTGDSVTVAPSMTLTDREYQKMRTLGIEILRAVGVETGGCNIQFAVDPADGRMTVIEMNPRVSRSSALASKATGFPIAKIAARLAIGYTLDEIVNDITGETPASFEPTLDYVVVKAPRFAFEKFPGADGTLTTTMKSVGEAMSIGRSYSEALGKVLRSLEQGGTGFWTVPDPEGDTVTAVLDRLRTPREGRMYDIERALRYGATIDQVHEASALDPWFIAEVEGLVQLRSRIIDAPVMDEALLRLAKNEGLSDRQVAVLRPELAGEDGVRDLRHRLGVRPVFKTVDTCAAEFEARTPYHYSTYELHAGAESEVLEQRDKPKVLILGSGPNRIGQGIEFDYSCVHAATTLSEVGYETVMINCNPETVSTDYDTADRLYFEPLTFEDVLEVFQAESASGTVAGVIVQLGGQTPLGLAERLEAAGLPIVGTTPGAIDLAEDRAEFGKVLTEAGLPAPRFGTATTYEQARAIASEIGYPVLVRPSYVLGGRGMEIVYDEASLEGYISRATELSSDHPVLVDRFLEDAIEIDVDALCDGDEVYLGGVMEHIEEAGIHSGDSACALPPITLGRQDVEAVRRSTEALAKGIGVRGLMNVQYALKDDVLYVLEANPRASRTVPFVSKATGVPLAKAASRVMMGESIAQLRSAGVLPATGDGGTVAAEAPVAVKEAVLPFNRFRKADGTGIDSLLSPEMKSTGEVMGIAKDFGTAFAKSQIGASSALPTSGTVFVSVANRDKRAMVFPVKRLADLGFTVLATVGTAEMLRRNGIKATEIAKYSDERDGQDSIVELLREHKVDLVINTPFGTSGPRVDGYEIRSAAIATSTPCITTVQGAAAAVQGVEAMIRGEIDVRSLQDLHAHLRAGS encoded by the coding sequence ATGCCACGCCGCAACGACATCACACACATCCTGGTGATCGGCTCCGGCCCCATCGTGATCGGCCAGGCCTGCGAGTTCGACTACTCCGGCACCCAGGCCTGCCGCGTGCTGAAGGCCGAGGGCATGCGCGTCACCCTGATCAACTCCAACCCGGCCACGATCATGACCGACCCGGAGTACGCGGACGCCACCTACGTCGAGCCGATCACGCCCGAGGTGATCGAGAAGATCTTCATCCGCGAACGCGAACAGGGCCACCCGATCGATGCGGTCCTAGCGACCCTGGGCGGCCAGACCGCGCTCAATGCCGCGGTGCAACTGGACGCGCAGGGCCTGCTCGCCAAGCACGACGTGGAGCTGATCGGCGCCGACATCCCCGCCATCCAGCGCGGCGAGGACCGGCAGATGTTCAAGGACATCGTCGAATCGGTCGGCGGCGAGAGCGCCCGTTCCCGCGCCTGCGACACCATGGACGAGGTGTATGAGGCGGTCGAGGAGCTGGGCCTGCCGGTGGTGGTGCGCCCGAGCTTCACGATGGGCGGGCTGGGCTCCGGCCTGGCGTACACCTACGAGGATCTCGACCGGATCGCCGGCGGCGGCCTGGCGGCCTCGCCCACGGCCAACGTGCTCATCGAGGAGTCGATCCTCGGATGGAAGGAGTACGAGCTGGAGCTGATGCGCGACAAGAACGACAACGTCGTCATCGTCTGCTCCATCGAGAACGTCGACGCCATCGGCGTGCACACCGGCGACTCCGTGACGGTGGCCCCGTCGATGACCCTCACCGACCGCGAGTACCAGAAGATGCGCACGCTGGGCATCGAGATCCTGCGGGCGGTCGGCGTGGAGACCGGCGGCTGCAACATCCAGTTCGCCGTCGACCCGGCCGACGGCCGCATGACCGTCATCGAGATGAACCCGCGCGTGTCCCGCTCGAGCGCGCTGGCGTCGAAGGCCACCGGCTTCCCCATCGCGAAGATCGCGGCCCGGCTGGCCATCGGCTACACGCTCGACGAGATCGTCAACGACATCACTGGCGAGACTCCCGCGTCGTTCGAGCCGACGCTCGACTACGTCGTCGTCAAGGCTCCCCGCTTCGCGTTCGAGAAGTTCCCGGGGGCCGACGGCACGCTGACCACCACGATGAAGTCGGTGGGCGAGGCCATGTCGATCGGACGCAGCTACTCGGAGGCGCTCGGCAAGGTGCTGCGCTCGCTGGAGCAGGGCGGCACCGGGTTCTGGACGGTGCCCGACCCCGAGGGCGACACCGTGACCGCCGTGCTCGATCGTCTGCGGACCCCGCGCGAGGGCCGGATGTACGACATCGAGCGCGCGCTGCGGTACGGCGCCACCATCGACCAGGTCCACGAGGCCTCGGCGCTCGACCCGTGGTTCATCGCCGAGGTCGAGGGACTCGTGCAGCTGCGGTCCCGCATCATCGACGCGCCGGTGATGGACGAGGCGCTGCTGCGGCTGGCGAAGAACGAGGGACTGTCCGACCGCCAGGTCGCGGTGCTCCGGCCCGAACTCGCGGGCGAGGACGGCGTGCGCGACCTGCGCCACCGGCTGGGCGTGCGGCCGGTCTTCAAGACCGTCGACACTTGCGCGGCGGAGTTCGAGGCGAGGACGCCCTACCACTACTCGACCTACGAGCTGCACGCCGGCGCGGAGTCCGAGGTGCTCGAGCAGCGCGACAAGCCGAAGGTACTGATCCTGGGCTCCGGCCCCAACCGGATCGGCCAGGGCATCGAGTTCGACTACTCGTGCGTGCACGCGGCCACCACGCTGTCCGAGGTCGGCTACGAGACCGTGATGATCAACTGCAACCCGGAGACGGTCTCCACCGACTACGACACGGCGGACCGGCTCTACTTCGAGCCGCTCACCTTCGAAGACGTCCTGGAGGTCTTCCAGGCGGAGAGCGCATCCGGCACCGTCGCCGGGGTCATCGTGCAGCTCGGCGGCCAGACGCCGCTGGGCCTGGCGGAGCGGCTGGAGGCGGCGGGTCTGCCGATCGTCGGCACGACCCCCGGCGCCATCGACCTCGCGGAGGACCGGGCCGAGTTCGGCAAGGTGCTGACCGAGGCCGGCCTGCCGGCGCCGCGGTTCGGCACCGCCACCACCTACGAGCAGGCGCGGGCCATCGCGTCCGAGATCGGCTACCCGGTGCTCGTCCGCCCCTCCTACGTGCTGGGCGGACGCGGCATGGAGATCGTCTACGACGAGGCGTCGCTGGAGGGTTACATCTCCCGCGCCACCGAGCTGTCGTCCGATCACCCGGTGCTCGTCGACCGCTTCCTCGAGGACGCCATCGAGATCGACGTGGACGCGCTCTGCGACGGCGACGAGGTGTACCTGGGCGGCGTGATGGAGCACATCGAGGAGGCCGGCATCCACTCCGGCGACTCGGCGTGCGCCCTGCCCCCGATCACCCTGGGCCGCCAGGACGTCGAGGCCGTGCGCCGTTCCACCGAGGCCCTGGCCAAGGGCATCGGCGTGCGCGGTCTGATGAACGTGCAGTACGCGCTCAAGGACGATGTGCTCTACGTGCTCGAGGCCAACCCGCGGGCCAGCCGCACGGTGCCGTTCGTCTCCAAGGCCACGGGCGTCCCGCTCGCCAAGGCCGCCTCGCGGGTCATGATGGGCGAGTCGATCGCCCAGTTGCGGTCGGCGGGCGTGCTGCCCGCCACCGGCGACGGCGGGACCGTCGCGGCGGAGGCGCCCGTGGCCGTCAAGGAGGCCGTCCTGCCGTTCAACCGGTTCCGCAAGGCGGACGGCACCGGCATCGACAGTCTGCTGAGCCCCGAGATGAAGTCCACGGGCGAGGTCATGGGCATCGCCAAGGACTTCGGCACCGCGTTCGCGAAGAGCCAGATCGGCGCGTCGTCCGCGTTGCCGACCAGCGGAACGGTGTTCGTGTCCGTCGCCAACCGCGACAAGCGCGCGATGGTGTTCCCCGTCAAGCGTCTCGCCGACCTGGGCTTCACCGTGCTCGCCACGGTGGGCACCGCGGAGATGTTGCGGCGCAACGGCATCAAGGCCACCGAGATCGCCAAGTACTCCGATGAGCGCGACGGGCAGGACTCGATCGTGGAGCTCCTGCGCGAGCACAAGGTCGACCTGGTGATCAACACGCCGTTCGGCACCTCGGGCCCGCGCGTGGACGGCTACGAGATCCGGAGCGCCGCCATCGCCACGTCGACACCCTGCATCACCACGGTGCAGGGCGCGGCGGCCGCCGTGCAGGGCGTCGAGGCGATGATCCGCGGCGAGATCGACGTGCGGTCGCTGCAGGATCTGCACGCGCACCTGCGCGCGGGCTCGTGA
- the pyrF gene encoding orotidine-5'-phosphate decarboxylase: MTPVGSGFADRLRSAVEQRGRLCAGIDPHPELLEAWGLPRSPDGLAQFTDVCVRALGPSVAVVKPQVAMFEEYGSAGLAVLEDALARLHEAGALTLADAKRGDIGSTMAAYARAWLSDGAPLAADAVTAAPYLGLGALAPAVEQARGTGRGVFVLARTSNPEGHAVQTAQLAGGAASAAGTTVAQSIVDGAAEDATGTVGLVVGATRAHGLRLDGFAGPILAPGLGAQGASAADLPGIFSGAAGLLIPNSSRAILRAGPDAERVRTAAERTRDEIEAALR; the protein is encoded by the coding sequence GTGACACCAGTCGGTTCCGGGTTCGCCGACCGTCTGCGCTCGGCCGTCGAGCAGCGGGGGCGGCTGTGCGCGGGGATCGACCCGCACCCCGAGTTGCTCGAGGCCTGGGGCTTGCCGCGCAGCCCCGACGGGCTGGCGCAGTTCACCGACGTGTGCGTGCGCGCCCTGGGTCCGTCGGTGGCGGTGGTCAAGCCGCAGGTCGCGATGTTCGAGGAATACGGGTCGGCGGGCCTGGCGGTGCTCGAGGATGCTCTGGCCCGACTCCACGAAGCCGGCGCGCTGACGCTCGCCGACGCCAAGCGCGGTGACATCGGGTCGACGATGGCCGCCTACGCCCGCGCCTGGCTGTCCGACGGCGCGCCACTGGCGGCGGACGCGGTGACGGCGGCCCCGTATCTCGGCCTCGGGGCGCTGGCCCCGGCCGTCGAGCAGGCGCGCGGCACCGGACGCGGCGTGTTCGTCCTGGCGCGCACCTCCAACCCGGAGGGGCACGCGGTGCAGACGGCGCAGCTGGCGGGCGGAGCCGCGTCCGCTGCAGGTACCACCGTCGCGCAATCGATCGTCGACGGCGCCGCCGAGGACGCCACGGGCACCGTCGGTCTGGTCGTCGGCGCCACACGCGCGCACGGGCTGCGCCTGGACGGCTTCGCCGGGCCGATCCTCGCCCCCGGACTGGGGGCCCAGGGAGCATCCGCGGCCGACCTGCCCGGCATCTTCTCCGGTGCTGCCGGACTGCTGATTCCGAATTCCTCGCGCGCCATCCTGCGCGCCGGACCGGACGCGGAGCGGGTGCGCACGGCCGCGGAGCGGACCCGCGACGAGATCGAGGCCGCACTGCGGTGA
- a CDS encoding PH-like domain-containing protein, whose translation MFWLNTITVLAAVGIWALCVYLMWRGWRRRGRFQQGAVGDLHPVPKKLSRPTVDETSGLYVGSALAGNWQARVTAHGLGVRALAALTGYREGVLLERQDAEPLWIPRASIVSVRTDRRLAGKVMTKDGLLVIRWRTTGADDKVEMDTGFRGDDKSVYPRWLAEFNDADGEPARGGTQKNEPEQAGRDSNRKEQK comes from the coding sequence ATGTTTTGGCTGAACACGATCACCGTGCTTGCGGCAGTGGGCATCTGGGCGCTGTGCGTGTACCTGATGTGGAGGGGCTGGCGACGCCGCGGCCGTTTCCAGCAGGGTGCGGTGGGTGACCTGCACCCGGTCCCGAAGAAGCTCTCGCGTCCGACGGTCGACGAGACAAGCGGGCTGTACGTGGGCTCGGCGCTGGCCGGGAACTGGCAGGCCCGCGTGACGGCGCACGGGCTGGGCGTGCGCGCGCTGGCCGCGCTTACCGGCTACCGCGAGGGAGTGCTGCTGGAACGCCAGGACGCCGAGCCGCTGTGGATCCCGCGCGCGTCCATCGTGTCCGTGCGCACCGACCGCCGCCTCGCCGGAAAAGTGATGACCAAGGACGGGCTGCTGGTGATCCGCTGGCGCACCACCGGCGCGGACGACAAGGTCGAGATGGACACGGGCTTCCGCGGCGACGACAAGTCGGTGTATCCGCGATGGCTGGCCGAGTTCAACGACGCGGACGGGGAGCCCGCACGGGGCGGAACGCAAAAGAACGAACCGGAGCAGGCCGGCCGGGATTCGAACAGGAAGGAACAGAAGTGA
- the carA gene encoding glutamine-hydrolyzing carbamoyl-phosphate synthase small subunit, translating to MSDAVLVLEDGKVFRGSTYGAQGQTLGEAVFCTGMTGYQETLTDPSYHRQIVVATAPQIGNTGWNSQDSESRADDGTPADRIHVAGYAIREPSRTVFNWRADRGSLEDQLVRQGIVGISGIDTRAVVRHLRDRGAMRAGIFSGTSLGPVDGLQRIVQAQPAMLGADLAREVSTDSGYIIEPAGEPRFEVAAVDLGMKASIPEQLAARGCRVHVLPSTATLEQVEAVGAHGFFLSNGPGDPATADTAVQLTRGVIGKGIPMFGICFGNQILGRALGRRTYKMRFGHRGMNIPVIDEATGRVAITSQNHGFALEGERGEEFDTPFGRARVSHVCANDGTVEGVELLDGTAFSVQYHPEAAAGPHDARYLFDRFGDLMDRGRKAGGK from the coding sequence GTGAGCGACGCGGTTCTCGTACTCGAAGACGGGAAGGTGTTCCGGGGCTCCACGTACGGGGCGCAGGGGCAGACCCTCGGTGAGGCCGTGTTCTGCACCGGCATGACCGGCTACCAGGAGACTCTCACCGACCCCAGCTATCACCGGCAGATTGTGGTGGCCACGGCCCCGCAGATCGGAAACACGGGCTGGAACTCGCAGGACAGCGAGTCCCGGGCCGACGACGGCACCCCCGCGGACAGGATCCATGTGGCTGGATACGCCATCCGCGAACCCTCGCGGACCGTGTTCAACTGGCGGGCCGACCGCGGATCGCTCGAGGACCAGCTGGTGCGCCAGGGCATCGTGGGGATCTCCGGCATCGACACCCGCGCCGTCGTCCGCCACCTGCGCGACAGGGGCGCCATGCGCGCGGGGATCTTCTCCGGCACCTCGCTGGGGCCGGTCGACGGCCTGCAGCGCATCGTGCAGGCCCAGCCTGCGATGCTCGGCGCCGACCTGGCCCGCGAAGTGAGCACCGACAGCGGCTACATCATCGAGCCCGCGGGAGAGCCGCGCTTCGAGGTGGCGGCCGTGGACCTGGGCATGAAGGCGTCGATCCCCGAGCAGCTCGCGGCGCGCGGCTGCCGGGTGCACGTGCTGCCGTCCACGGCCACGCTCGAGCAGGTCGAGGCCGTCGGCGCCCACGGGTTCTTCCTGTCCAACGGCCCCGGCGACCCCGCCACCGCGGACACCGCGGTGCAGCTCACGCGCGGCGTCATCGGCAAGGGCATCCCGATGTTCGGCATCTGCTTCGGCAACCAGATCCTGGGCCGCGCGCTGGGACGGCGCACCTACAAGATGCGCTTCGGCCACCGCGGCATGAACATCCCGGTGATCGACGAGGCCACCGGCCGCGTGGCGATCACCTCGCAGAACCACGGCTTCGCCCTGGAGGGCGAGCGCGGCGAGGAGTTCGACACCCCGTTCGGCCGCGCACGCGTGAGCCACGTGTGCGCCAACGACGGCACCGTCGAGGGCGTCGAGCTGCTCGACGGCACCGCGTTCTCCGTCCAGTACCACCCGGAAGCCGCGGCCGGCCCGCACGACGCCCGCTACCTGTTCGACCGCTTCGGGGACCTGATGGACCGCGGCAGGAAGGCGGGCGGCAAGTGA
- a CDS encoding dihydroorotase: protein MTTVLITGTRPYGEGDPVDVLIDDGVITRIVPTVAGGRDAGGPDSAASAADEVIEAAGTVLLPGFVDMHTHLREPGREDAETVRSGSAAAARGGYTAVFAMANTEPVADTAVVTDHVYAQGQAVGLVDVHPVGAVTKGLAGAELAEMGVMAASSAAVRLFSDDGHCVADPLIMRRALEYARGLDVLIAQHAEEPRLTEGAVAHEGPTAARLGLAGWPRAAEESIVIRDALLARDAGARVHICHASTAGTVELIRWAKDQGIAITAEVTPHHLMLDDARLESYDGIFRVNPPLREESDTRALRAALADGVVDCVATDHAPHAAQDKCCEFSQARPGMLGLETALGVVAQTMVAPGLIDWRGVADVMSVRPAQITGLPDHGRPIEVGETANLTVVDPDSAWTVRGAELASIADNTPYEDLTLPARVRATLLRGRVTCVDGKVRAR, encoded by the coding sequence GTGACGACGGTACTGATCACGGGCACGCGCCCCTACGGCGAGGGCGACCCGGTGGACGTGCTGATCGACGACGGCGTGATCACGCGGATCGTCCCGACGGTCGCAGGGGGTCGGGACGCCGGCGGCCCCGACTCCGCCGCGTCTGCGGCGGACGAGGTGATCGAGGCGGCCGGTACCGTGTTGCTGCCCGGTTTCGTCGACATGCACACCCACCTGCGCGAGCCCGGCCGGGAGGACGCGGAGACTGTGCGCTCCGGCTCCGCGGCGGCGGCCCGTGGCGGCTACACGGCCGTGTTCGCGATGGCCAACACCGAGCCCGTCGCCGACACCGCGGTGGTCACCGACCACGTCTACGCGCAGGGCCAGGCGGTGGGGCTGGTCGACGTGCACCCGGTGGGCGCGGTCACCAAGGGTCTGGCCGGTGCCGAGCTGGCGGAGATGGGCGTCATGGCGGCGTCGTCGGCGGCGGTGCGGCTGTTCTCCGACGACGGGCACTGCGTCGCCGACCCGCTGATCATGCGCCGCGCGCTGGAGTATGCGCGCGGGCTGGACGTCCTGATAGCGCAGCACGCGGAGGAGCCCCGGCTCACCGAGGGGGCGGTGGCCCACGAGGGGCCCACCGCGGCCCGGCTGGGTCTCGCAGGGTGGCCGCGCGCGGCGGAGGAATCGATCGTCATACGCGACGCGCTGCTGGCCCGCGACGCCGGTGCGCGCGTGCACATCTGCCACGCCTCCACTGCGGGGACGGTGGAGCTGATCCGCTGGGCCAAGGACCAGGGCATCGCGATCACCGCCGAGGTGACCCCGCACCACCTGATGCTCGACGACGCGCGACTGGAGTCCTACGACGGAATCTTCCGCGTCAACCCGCCGCTGCGTGAGGAATCCGATACCCGCGCGCTGCGGGCCGCGCTGGCCGACGGCGTGGTGGACTGCGTGGCCACGGATCACGCCCCGCACGCCGCGCAGGACAAATGCTGCGAGTTCTCGCAGGCCCGACCGGGCATGCTGGGGCTGGAAACCGCGCTGGGCGTCGTCGCGCAGACCATGGTGGCGCCGGGGCTGATCGACTGGCGCGGCGTCGCCGACGTGATGAGCGTGCGGCCGGCACAGATCACCGGCCTGCCGGACCACGGCCGCCCGATCGAGGTGGGGGAGACGGCCAACCTCACGGTGGTCGACCCGGACTCCGCGTGGACCGTGCGCGGCGCGGAGCTGGCCAGCATCGCGGACAACACACCGTACGAAGATCTCACGCTGCCCGCTCGGGTTCGCGCCACGCTGCTGAGGGGCCGCGTGACCTGCGTCGACGGAAAGGTCAGGGCCAGGTAG